The DNA sequence AGCATGGCGATCAACTGGTTGATTGAAACCGGGGTGCCCCCGCCCCCGAGGTTGATGATCTCGTAACCGAGTGGTTTCCCGGCGAGGATTGTTCCGCGGGCAATGTCATCGACATAGGTGAAATCGCGAGATTGTTCACCGTCACCGAAAAGTTCGATCGGTGTGCCTTCATCGATCCAGCGTGTGAATCGCAAAATTGACATGTCGGGGCGGCTTGCCGGGCCATAAACGGTGAAGTATCGGCAAATGGATACGTCGATGTCGTATAGGTGGTGATAGCTGTATGCCATCACTTCGGCGCCTTTTTTACTTGCCGCATAGGGAGAAATCGGTGTGTTGACCGGCAACGATTCCACGAATGGCATCGGTTGCCCAGCGTAAAGCGACGAAGTGGATGCCAACACAAACTTGGTGACACCGGTTCGCTGCATCTCGTCCAAGAGGTTTAGCGTGCCAACCGTGTTGGTAGAAAGGTACACATGCGGATTTTCCATGCTGTAGCGGACACCGG is a window from the Roseiconus lacunae genome containing:
- a CDS encoding GDP-mannose 4,6-dehydratase — encoded protein: MTDQTYLVTGCGGFIASRVCHQLLRDGHRVVGLDNLNDYYDPQLKRHRIEQLGTDRFTFHKMDIEQGDQLKPLFDQNKFSAVFNLAARAGVRYSMENPHVYLSTNTVGTLNLLDEMQRTGVTKFVLASTSSLYAGQPMPFVESLPVNTPISPYAASKKGAEVMAYSYHHLYDIDVSICRYFTVYGPASRPDMSILRFTRWIDEGTPIELFGDGEQSRDFTYVDDIARGTILAGKPLGYEIINLGGGGTPVSINQLIAMLEERLGKKAKIDYKPFHQADMKSTSADITKAKELLGWTPEVSLAEGLDASVEWYQQNKPWTAQIPLP